In Kutzneria kofuensis, the DNA window TCCTTCTCGATGAACATCACCAGCTCCATGGCGAACAGGGAGTTGATGTAGCCCAGGGAGAAGATGTCCTCGGTGTCGGTGATGTCCGCCTGCGGGAAGCGGTTGGTGATGAAGGCGAGAATCCGCGCCGTGGTGTCGTTGCTCATGTCGCTGCCCCTCAGCTGTTGTAGGTGTAGAAGCCACGGCCGCTCTTGCGTCCGTGCAGTCCGGCGTCGGTCATCTGCTTGAGCAGCGGGCACGGCCGGTACTTGCTGTCCGCGTAGTGCTCGTAGAGCACCTCGACGCTGTAGAGAATGGTGTCCACGCCGATCAGGTCGGCGGTCTCCAGCGGCCCCATCGGGTGGCCGAAGCAGCCGCGGAACACGTCGTCCACCGATTCGGCGGTGGCCACACCCTCGTGCACCAGGTACGCCGCCTCGTTGATGGTCAGCATCAGCACCCGGTTGGACACGAAGCCGGACGCGTCCTTCACGTCCACCCAGCGCTTGCCCATGCTGGTCAACAGGTCCCGGGTGCGCTGCAGGGTCTCCGGCGTGGTGTGGAAGCCGGGGATCAGCTCCACCACCGGCTTGGCCGGCACCGGGTTCATGAAGTGCACGCCGACGACCCGCTCCGGGTGGCCGCCCACGGCGGCGATCCGGGTGATCGGGATCGCGGAGGTGTTGGCCACCACCACGGTGTCGGCCGGCAGGATCCGGTCCAGCTCCGCGTGCACCTCCCGCTTGATCTCCCAGTTCTCGGTGACGTTCTCGATCACCAGCTCCGCCTTGGCCAGCGCCTCCAGGCCGACGGCGGTGGTGATGCGGGCCAGCACCTCGTCCGGGTCCAGGGTGGGGCCGCCCATCATGCGGGACAGGCGGCAGTTGCGGTAGATCGCGGTCCGGGCGTCGGCCAGGACCTCGTCGCTGGTGTCGACGAGCACGACGTCGTGCCCGCCGGTGGCCACGTTCTGCGCGACGCCGATGCCCATCACACCCGCGCCCACCACGCCGATCACTGCCATGACTGCTCCGTTTCCGTGTTGGTGTCCAGGACCTGGGCGACGAGCGCCCGCACGGTGGGCAGCTCGAACAGCGTCGCGGTGGGGACCGAGACGCCGAGGCGTTCCCTGACCAGCGCCAGCATGTGCAGCGCGATCAGCGAGTTGCCCCCGAGGTCGAAGAAGTTGTCCCGCGTCCCGACCGGTTCCACGCCGAGCACGGACGACCAGATGTCGGCCAGCGCGCGCTCGTTGTCGTCGCCGGGCGCCACAAACGGTTGCGGCAGCTCGGGTCGCGGGTATCGCTTGGTTGTCGTCTGTTGCCGGGGCAGGGTGTGGACGGCGCTCCTGACCGGCAACCGGTCGTTGAGACCGCCGGCGGCGACCACGAGCCGGCCGCCGTGCCCGACCACCCGGTCGAAGGCGTTGAGTGCCTCGGCGCGGGTCATCGCGTGCTTGGCCATGGTCGCGCCGATCCGGCCGTCCAGCCGGTCGAGCGTGCCGGGCCAGGTGTCCCAGGCCGCGCACGTCCAGTTCTCGTTGCGGGCCAAGGCGGTCAGCGCCGCGTTGGCCGCCGCGTACGCGCCGAGTGTCACGCCGCCGAGCACGGACGAGGTGGACGAGAACAGCACGCACCAGTCGGGGCGGTGCGGCTCGGGCAGTGTGGCGATGATCGTCGCCAGCACCCGTGCGCCTTCGACCTTAGCACCGAAGTGCTGCGCGACAACGGATTCGCCGCTTTGTGCCAACGGGACGAGTTCGCTCGGGCCGGCCGACGCGGCGGCGTGCACCACGCCGTCGATCCGGCCCTCCTCGAACAGCGCCCGCATGGCGTCCACGTCCGTGACGTCGATCCGACGGACCTCCGCGTTCGGCACGTCGATCTCGCCG includes these proteins:
- a CDS encoding acyl carrier protein produces the protein MSNDTTARILAFITNRFPQADITDTEDIFSLGYINSLFAMELVMFIEKEFTVTIPNDELRIDNFRTAKAMTELVDGLRSAVV
- a CDS encoding 3-hydroxyacyl-CoA dehydrogenase family protein translates to MAVIGVVGAGVMGIGVAQNVATGGHDVVLVDTSDEVLADARTAIYRNCRLSRMMGGPTLDPDEVLARITTAVGLEALAKAELVIENVTENWEIKREVHAELDRILPADTVVVANTSAIPITRIAAVGGHPERVVGVHFMNPVPAKPVVELIPGFHTTPETLQRTRDLLTSMGKRWVDVKDASGFVSNRVLMLTINEAAYLVHEGVATAESVDDVFRGCFGHPMGPLETADLIGVDTILYSVEVLYEHYADSKYRPCPLLKQMTDAGLHGRKSGRGFYTYNS